A stretch of Myxococcus hansupus DNA encodes these proteins:
- a CDS encoding ABC transporter ATP-binding protein yields the protein MSQPLLEATGLLRTVPVGGFLSRERRTLLNHVSFTLERGEIVALVGESGSGKSTLARVLARLDTPDAGTLRLGGEDVLAQERGGASLAYRGRVQMVFQDPFASLNPVHTVAHHLERPLLRHGRATRADVKARIHALLESVGLTPADQMAQRHPHELSGGQRQRVAVARALAVEPDVIIADEPTSMLDVSTRRGVLQLLRGLTRERGIGILFITHDLASARHLADRVLVLYAGSVVESGRTADVLAAPRHPYTRLLLSAVPDGADFLNTPLPVRPATGPMPVGGCPFAPRCPHADARCHDTVPPSHVHPADHTVRCHFESPKGASDNAAVPQ from the coding sequence ATGAGCCAGCCCCTGCTGGAGGCCACCGGCCTGCTGCGCACGGTGCCCGTGGGCGGCTTCCTGTCCCGCGAGCGCCGCACCCTCCTCAACCACGTCTCCTTCACGCTGGAGCGCGGTGAAATCGTCGCGCTGGTGGGCGAGTCCGGCAGCGGCAAGTCCACGCTGGCCCGCGTGCTGGCCCGCCTGGACACGCCTGACGCGGGCACCCTGCGGCTGGGCGGCGAGGACGTGCTCGCGCAGGAGCGCGGCGGCGCGTCGCTCGCCTACCGCGGCCGGGTGCAGATGGTGTTCCAGGACCCCTTCGCCTCGCTCAACCCCGTCCACACCGTGGCCCACCACCTGGAGCGCCCGCTGCTGCGCCACGGCCGGGCCACGCGCGCCGACGTGAAGGCGCGCATCCACGCCCTGCTCGAATCGGTGGGCCTCACGCCCGCGGACCAGATGGCCCAACGCCATCCGCACGAGCTCTCCGGAGGCCAGCGCCAGCGCGTGGCCGTGGCGCGCGCGCTGGCGGTGGAGCCGGACGTCATCATCGCGGACGAGCCCACCTCCATGCTGGACGTGTCCACGCGCCGGGGCGTGCTCCAGCTCCTGCGCGGCCTGACGCGTGAGCGCGGCATCGGCATCCTCTTCATCACACACGACCTCGCCAGCGCCCGGCATCTGGCCGACCGCGTCCTCGTCCTCTACGCGGGCAGCGTCGTGGAGTCGGGCCGGACGGCCGACGTGCTCGCGGCGCCTCGGCACCCGTACACGCGCCTGCTCCTGTCCGCCGTGCCGGATGGCGCGGACTTCCTGAACACCCCGCTCCCCGTGCGTCCGGCGACCGGCCCGATGCCCGTGGGCGGTTGCCCCTTCGCGCCCCGCTGTCCCCACGCGGACGCGCGCTGCCACGACACCGTTCCCCCGTCTCACGTCCATCCCGCGGACCACACGGTCCGCTGCCATTTCGAATCCCCGAAAGGAGCCTCCGACAATGCGGCAGTTCCCCAATGA